A window of Macrotis lagotis isolate mMagLag1 chromosome X, bilby.v1.9.chrom.fasta, whole genome shotgun sequence contains these coding sequences:
- the LOC141500997 gene encoding transforming growth factor beta activator LRRC32-like yields MAPWEAIRPRHSSLGLNLLLALLHLSPGDIREHSTPLPPGCLTGLLKVSCQGLGLHTFPAALPLTIEHLDLSHNHLQVLQDNATDDRPNLRHLNLRGNQLEGFSLGSLLPLRWLQALILAGNSLNQDYVSNSQALWPLGHLRLLDLSSNCLDSDMATFYVTNHSSLWSLNLSNNHITHLAQGTFLGSPNLLDIDLSANYILQIEAGTFEGLLQLRELSLARNSLHCISDFNLRSLWRLNLSSNGLQFFATKQGNWGPQLQVLDLSHNQLRAMPALSALHHLLYLNLSDNHLASLESHVLSPSQDTGPWYQEVIRPKLTQSGYKAATNLPELTELDLSRNQLDILPMDFLSQFSALQRLSMAWNCLQNISAHWPESGLLFLPLRYLDLQGNQIQTFPSWVFEILPRLEVLNLGDNELQLCQRPEAGQTEPSKGAHQPFSSASHLKHLNLSRNRMRGLCSTRFSPAALFSLDLSGNAGLALVPSDLQGLQQSLQELFLQGNGMESTHWWFPCLQELRVLDLSGNRLANLPWTLNCSSHLHSLDLRKNLLQALDPEVLGGLSGHLRSLFIAGNPFHCCTLGWLAYLSSANVSVSDLEEAWCVYPDSGGDSWAHLAEDHSHLCTWQWQGTQTRWVLLAVIGLFLICCGVTTLLQNSPMLPWALQLKENWACPKPESEDNQKTMDREGMGGPPLERRDPDHK; encoded by the coding sequence ggcCTGCTGAAGGTGTCCTGCCAAGGCCTGGGCCTTCATACATTCCCAGCAGCATTGCCTTTGACCATAGAACATCTTGACCTCTCTCACAACCACTTGCAAGTCCTACAGGACAATGCCACAGACGACCGGCCAAATCTGCGTCACCTGAACCTCCGGGGGAACCAACTAGAGGGGTTCTCCCTGGGGTCCCTGCTGCCCCTCCGCTGGCTCCAGGCTCTCATTCTGGCAGGCAATTCCTTGAATCAGGATTACGTGTCCAATAGCCAGGCACTGTGGCCTCTGGGCCACTTGAGGCTCTTGGACCTTTCCTCCAACTGCCTGGACAGTGACATGGCCACCTTCTATGTGACCAATCACAGCTCCTTGTGGAGCCTGAATCTCTCCAACAACCACATCACCCACCTGGCCCAGGGGACCTTTCTGGGCTCCCCCAACCTGTTGGATATTGACCTTAGTGCCAACTACATCCTGCAAATAGAAGCTGGGACTTTTGAAGGTTTGTTGCAGCTGCGGGAGCTCTCCCTGGCCAGAAATTCCCTGCACTGCATTTCTGATTTTAACCTCAGGTCCCTGTGGCGACTCAACCTGAGCTCTAATGGCTTGCAGTTCTTTGCAACCAAGCAGGGAAATTGGGGCCCCCAGCTCCAGGTGCTGGACCTGAGCCACAACCAGCTGAGGGCCATGCCAGCGCTTTCAGCTCTGCACCACCTCCTATATCTCAACCTCTCAGACAATCATCTGGCTTCCCTGGAGTCCCATGTCCTGTCCCCATCTCAGGACACAGGCCCTTGGTACCAAGAGGTGATCAGGCCAAAGCTAACCCAGAGTGGCTATAAAGCAGCAACCAATTTGCCTGAGCTCACTGAGCTTGACCTCAGTAGGAACCAACTGGACATTCTTCCAATGGACTTCCTTAGCCAGTTCTCTGCCCTCCAGAGACTCAGCATGGCTTGGAACTGTCTCCAGAATATATCAGCTCACTGGCCTGAGTCTGGGCTGCTTTTTCTGCCCCTGAGGTATCTGGATCTCCAGGGGAATCAGATTCAGACTTTTCCAAGCTGGGTCTTTGAAATTCTGCCCAGGCTTGAAGTCTTGAATTTGGGGGACAATGAGCTACAGCTATGCCAGAGGCCAGAGGCTGGGCAAACTGAGCCTTCCAAAGGTGCCCATCAACCTTTCAGCTCTGCCTCCCACCTGAAGCACCTGAACCTGAGTAGAAACAGGATGAGGGGACTGTGTTCCACCCGGTTTTCCCCTGCAGCCTTGTTCTCTCTAGATCTCTCGGGCAATGCAGGGCTAGCCCTGGTCCCCAGTGACCTTCAGGGCCTGCAACAGTCCTTGCAGGAACTTTTCCTCCAAGGAAATGGCATGGAAAGCACTCACTGGTGGTTTCCCTGCCTTCAGGAACTGCGAGTCTTGGACCTCTCGGGCAATAGGCTGGCTAACCTACCCTGGACTCTTAACTGTTCCTCACATCTGCATAGCTTGGACCTGCGCAAAAATCTTCTCCAGGCCTTGGACCCAGAGGTCCTGGGTGGCTTGAGTGGCCACCTCCGATCTCTATTCATTGCAGGCAATCCCTTTCACTGCTGCACCCTGGGTTGGCTGGCTTATTTGTCCAGTGCCAATGTGAGTGTGTCAGACTTGGAAGAAGCATGGTGTGTGTACCCAGACAGTGGGGGGGACTCTTGGGCTCACCTGGCCGAGGACCACAGTCACCTTTGTACTTGGCAGTGGCAGGGAACTCAGACTAGGTGGGTGCTGCTGGCTGTCATTGGCCTCTTCCTAATCTGCTGCGGGGTGACCACCCTGCTGCAGAACAGTCCAATGTTACCCTGGGCCCTGCAGCTTAAGGAGAATTGGGCTTGTCCAAAGCCAGAGTCAGAGGACAACCAGAAGACCATGGATAGGGAGGGCATGGGTGGGCCTCCCCTGGAGAGAAGGGACCCAGACCATAAATAG